The DNA segment TGGTCTTTTTTTACTGGAATTATTGTGCAATCAATAGGGTTCTTAACTACTGAAATTGGAGTTAGTGAAGCGCTTGCGGTTATATTATTTACATTGCTAATTCGCTTAATACTTATGCCGATTAATGTGTTCGCTATGGTGAATATGTATCGAAATAAAAAATTAATATTAGCGATTAAACCAGAATTGGAACAATTAAAAATAATTCATAAAAATGAGCCTGCAAAGATCGCTAAACGCTCTATGGCATTATATAAAAAGCATAACATTAAACTACTTGATAAAAGCAGTATTGCAAATATTACCAGTCAGGGGATATTTGGTTTTGGCATGTTTCAAGCGCTGCAGCAAATAATGTTCAGCAGTAAATTTGCTTGGATTTCTAATATTGCTAAACCAGATGTATTACTAGCATTACTTGTAGGAGTAATTACTTATGCTTCTATGGTGCTAATGCCTAACAGTGCTGAGCAAACCAGCACTTTATTATTCATGCTTCCAGCTATTATTTGCATCGTAACCTTAATTAATTTTCCATCTGCT comes from the Thalassotalea nanhaiensis genome and includes:
- a CDS encoding YidC/Oxa1 family membrane protein insertase, whose translation is MEIWSFFTGIIVQSIGFLTTEIGVSEALAVILFTLLIRLILMPINVFAMVNMYRNKKLILAIKPELEQLKIIHKNEPAKIAKRSMALYKKHNIKLLDKSSIANITSQGIFGFGMFQALQQIMFSSKFAWISNIAKPDVLLALLVGVITYASMVLMPNSAEQTSTLLFMLPAIICIVTLINFPSAIGLYWATSSAASLLQSLAINKYFKTQEKYQMS